The Ralstonia wenshanensis genome includes a region encoding these proteins:
- a CDS encoding cytochrome b, with amino-acid sequence MQSEPKYSLTMRSLHWLVVLAVSIAVVAIEIMDFFPKGSTERAALFMVHQTAGLSVLALMVLRLLARVGTQAPPPVPGTPLVQLVARLTHGALYVLMVGMPVLGLLALALAGKPIQPFGLDLTLALAQDKSLAHLAKEIHESGATVVYIVVGLHAAAALWHEFILKDRLLRRMI; translated from the coding sequence ATGCAATCCGAACCGAAATACTCCCTCACCATGCGCTCGCTCCATTGGCTCGTGGTTCTGGCGGTGTCGATCGCCGTCGTCGCCATCGAAATCATGGATTTCTTCCCGAAGGGCAGCACCGAGCGTGCCGCTCTGTTCATGGTCCATCAGACAGCGGGGCTCTCCGTGCTCGCCCTGATGGTGTTGCGTCTGCTGGCCCGGGTGGGCACGCAGGCACCGCCTCCCGTCCCCGGCACACCGCTGGTGCAGCTTGTAGCGCGACTCACGCACGGCGCGCTCTATGTCCTGATGGTCGGCATGCCCGTTTTGGGCTTGCTGGCACTGGCTTTGGCCGGCAAGCCGATTCAACCATTCGGACTGGATCTGACGCTGGCGTTGGCGCAGGACAAGTCGTTGGCCCACTTGGCCAAGGAAATTCATGAGTCGGGCGCGACGGTCGTCTATATCGTGGTCGGGCTGCATGCCGCCGCGGCGCTCTGGCACGAGTTCATCCTGAAGGATCGGCTGCTGCGCCGCATGATCTAG